Genomic DNA from Gossypium hirsutum isolate 1008001.06 chromosome A01, Gossypium_hirsutum_v2.1, whole genome shotgun sequence:
GCTTAGATAGATGGTGAGTTTCAGCAGCTTCCCATTTGTTGAATTGTTCTCCACATTTGTGACAAGTGACTGTAGAACTTCCATTAGAGTCTGCGTCAAGTGGAACTCTATTGCTTGAATGCCCATTTCCACCACTACCTTTCCTTTCTGATACAAGGAAAGGTGATTTCCTTGGAGGAGTAGTAGTGGAAGAATTCCTAAAAGAAGGGTTAAAATAATGCATTGTTGGGTGACCTCCAGGCCCTGGTGTTCCAGGCCTTAAAGTACCAACAAAAGTTGAGCCACCACCGCTCCCCCCGCCGCCGCCGCCGCCATTAGCATCCATGTTACCTCCATTAGTGAGACTATCTTGGAAGCCTCCAAAACCAGTGATTTTGAGCTCACACCTAGAGTTGCTAAGAATAACTTCATGGGTAATAGGGTTAAGGAACTCACTGCTCCCAATGGATCTAGGACTACAACTGGGTGGCTTCTCTAAATGTCTCTTGCTTCCATGAATGACATCCTTGAGGTTTGCTATAGACCTTGAACAACCAGACCTCCCTGCTTTCCTTGTCAATATTGTACTCAATTGCTTCCTGGTTTCTGGGTCATGAACATCTGATGGCTCTGATTTGCAGTGTAAAGATCTCTTCAATGAAAACCAAACTGTtggcattttttttctttttttgttccctcttcctccttcttcttcttcttcaaaaaaaaaaatcaaccttTCTTCTTTAGCAATCCACCTTTACTTTTGGCCATGAAAACTTAGGTTTCTTCTAGCTTTGTATTTTTACTCGCATTGACAGCAATTTCATTACCATATTTGGAACCAAATAAACTCAACAGCTGAGAAATGTCCTGTGGAAGAAAAGCATCATCAAAAATAGAACTGCAAAACAACACccagattaaataataaaaacaagaataaataaataaatcaatcaatcaatcGAACACTTAATGTACCATGCTGTTGTATGGTAGTTCTTACATGAAAGCTTAGCTCATCACTAACCATCATTCCATGAAAATATGTTTTTCAGCTTTTTCTGATTAATTGGTTGTCCATGTAAGAAGAGGAAaacaagataaaaaataaaaataaaaataaaaacaatgagCATTAGGCCAaggattaataatatatttatatatatatataatcacacactaaaaagaaaaattaaacaaattctatCTTTTAATGTTGAAATTTCCaagttgtatttttttatataattacaattataaatgaaattaaaataaattattaaaatgcaaaaaaaaatacaattaaatttGGTCCAAATACACATGgacatgttaaattaaaattaaagtggtTAGTGAATGGTTTTCAATCAAAT
This window encodes:
- the LOC107917940 gene encoding uncharacterized protein: MPTVWFSLKRSLHCKSEPSDVHDPETRKQLSTILTRKAGRSGCSRSIANLKDVIHGSKRHLEKPPSCSPRSIGSSEFLNPITHEVILSNSRCELKITGFGGFQDSLTNGGNMDANGGGGGGGSGGGSTFVGTLRPGTPGPGGHPTMHYFNPSFRNSSTTTPPRKSPFLVSERKGSGGNGHSSNRVPLDADSNGSSTVTCHKCGEQFNKWEAAETHHLSKHAVTELVEGDSSRKIVEIICRTSWLKSENHCGRIERVLKVHNMQKTLARFEDYREMVKIKASKLPKKHPRCIADGNELLRFYGTTVACSLGLNGSSSLCISEKCCVCRIIRNGFSAKKELKEGLGVFTTSTSGRAFESIQILEDDPSIRKALIVCRVIAGRVHRPLENIQEMAGQTGFDSLAGKVGLYSNIEELYLLNPRALLPCFVVICKP